A part of Variovorax sp. HW608 genomic DNA contains:
- a CDS encoding GntR family transcriptional regulator, with translation MPSLPSPAQPATITIAPLEVRSASLAEQAYDRLRTLILDRQISAGSPLQEARLAEELRISRTPMREALVRLAGEGLLVRRDARSYAVRALGTKEYFDCMRAREVIECECIALAVAKITDAQIDELERDIRALHSGEHSEIEHFHFDDRFHSVIANASGNVVFPRLVEELRVNARLFRLHSPLHRQRENHDEHGMIVEALRARDPERARGAMRTHLRSLQEDVRRALLE, from the coding sequence ATGCCAAGCCTTCCCAGTCCGGCGCAACCCGCCACCATCACCATCGCGCCGCTGGAGGTGCGATCGGCCAGCCTTGCAGAGCAGGCCTACGACCGGTTGCGCACGCTGATCCTGGATCGCCAGATATCGGCAGGCAGTCCCCTGCAGGAGGCGCGGCTGGCCGAGGAGTTGCGCATCTCCCGCACGCCCATGCGCGAGGCCCTGGTGCGCTTGGCCGGCGAAGGGCTTCTGGTGCGCCGCGACGCGCGCTCCTATGCGGTTCGCGCCCTGGGGACCAAGGAGTATTTCGACTGCATGCGGGCGCGCGAGGTCATTGAATGCGAGTGCATTGCGCTCGCCGTGGCCAAGATCACGGACGCGCAGATCGACGAGCTGGAGAGGGACATCCGGGCGCTGCATTCCGGCGAGCACAGCGAGATCGAACACTTCCATTTCGACGACCGCTTCCACTCGGTGATTGCCAACGCCAGTGGCAACGTGGTGTTCCCGCGGCTGGTTGAGGAACTGCGTGTGAACGCGCGGCTCTTCCGCCTGCACAGCCCCTTGCACAGGCAGCGCGAGAACCATGACGAGCACGGCATGATTGTCGAGGCCTTGCGCGCCCGTGATCCGGAGCGGGCACGCGGGGCCATGCGCACCCACCTGCGGAGCCTGCAGGAGGACGTGCGCCGCGCACTCCTGGAATAG